In one Jeotgalibacillus haloalkalitolerans genomic region, the following are encoded:
- a CDS encoding sodium-dependent transporter: MNRQQWGSRAGFILAAVGSAVGLGNIWRFPYVAYENGGGAFFIPYLFALLTAGIPILIMEFTIGHKYRGSAPLSFFRMSGKKAEWLGWWAVFVAFVISTYYAVIIAWAMRYTIFSFGQAWGEDTEGFLFTEFLQLDVAPGETGGIVWGIFIPLVLVWVITLGILVAGVKKGIEYANRIFIPTLVILFLIIVIRAVTLEGAALGLTAFFEPNFENIMDPSVWVAAYGHIFFSLSIAFAIMITYSSYLPKKSDITNNAFITGFANSGFELLAGIGVFAALGFMATQLEVPVSEVASAGVGLAFVVFPQIINQLPGLNGIFGALFFLSLTLAGLTSLMSITETYVAGLTEKLGISRNKAVLFGGGLAALISILFATQGGLFFLDAADYYINQFGVAAVGLVEVVMIAWILRKTGVLQNHANLTSDIHLGGWWKVCLGLITPIVLGYMMFGLITQNVLQQFDFDSGNYEGYSDEFALTMFLASAGAALVVGIIVSFIKWSRSTPVELPDKE, translated from the coding sequence ATGAATCGTCAACAGTGGGGATCGCGTGCCGGATTTATTCTTGCAGCAGTTGGTTCCGCAGTCGGACTCGGGAACATTTGGCGTTTTCCGTATGTCGCTTATGAGAACGGTGGGGGAGCATTCTTCATTCCATATTTATTTGCACTCTTAACTGCCGGTATTCCAATTCTTATCATGGAGTTCACCATCGGTCATAAGTACAGAGGATCTGCACCGCTGTCATTCTTCCGCATGAGCGGTAAAAAAGCTGAGTGGCTTGGCTGGTGGGCTGTTTTTGTAGCGTTTGTGATCTCAACCTACTATGCCGTCATTATTGCCTGGGCAATGAGGTATACAATATTCTCATTCGGGCAGGCGTGGGGAGAAGACACAGAAGGGTTTTTATTCACGGAATTTTTACAGCTGGACGTAGCACCTGGGGAAACAGGCGGTATTGTGTGGGGAATATTTATTCCACTTGTACTGGTATGGGTGATTACACTCGGAATTCTGGTTGCAGGTGTTAAGAAAGGAATTGAATATGCAAACCGTATCTTCATTCCAACGCTCGTTATTTTATTCCTGATCATTGTTATCCGTGCAGTCACACTTGAAGGCGCAGCGCTTGGACTTACTGCTTTCTTCGAGCCGAATTTTGAAAACATTATGGATCCGTCAGTCTGGGTAGCAGCCTACGGTCATATTTTCTTCAGTTTGTCTATTGCATTTGCAATCATGATTACTTATTCAAGTTATCTTCCGAAGAAATCGGATATTACGAACAATGCATTTATCACAGGTTTTGCGAACTCAGGTTTCGAGCTTTTAGCCGGTATCGGGGTATTCGCAGCACTTGGCTTCATGGCTACACAGCTTGAAGTTCCTGTATCAGAAGTAGCATCAGCAGGTGTGGGTCTTGCCTTTGTTGTGTTCCCGCAGATTATTAATCAGCTGCCTGGACTCAATGGCATTTTCGGCGCATTATTCTTCCTGTCGCTGACGCTTGCAGGTCTTACTTCACTTATGTCTATCACTGAGACATATGTGGCTGGCTTAACTGAAAAGCTTGGTATCTCACGTAACAAGGCCGTTCTATTCGGTGGCGGACTTGCAGCATTGATTTCAATTCTGTTTGCTACGCAGGGCGGACTATTCTTCCTTGACGCAGCAGATTACTACATTAACCAATTTGGTGTAGCAGCAGTTGGTCTTGTGGAAGTTGTCATGATCGCATGGATTCTGCGTAAAACAGGTGTCCTTCAGAATCACGCGAACCTGACATCAGATATTCACCTTGGCGGCTGGTGGAAAGTATGTCTTGGTCTGATTACACCAATCGTTCTTGGTTATATGATGTTCGGTCTGATCACTCAGAACGTTCTTCAGCAGTTTGATTTTGATAGCGGTAACTATGAAGGATATTCAGATGAATTTGCGCTGACCATGTTCCTTGCTTCAGCAGGTGCAGCTCTTGTGGTTGGAATTATCGTTTCATTTATTAAATGGAGCCGTTCAACACCAGTTGAACTTCCGGATAAGGAATAA
- a CDS encoding methionine/alanine import family NSS transporter small subunit translates to MTASAIVMMVIGIVLLWGGLAASITNAVRKSKDKTV, encoded by the coding sequence ATGACAGCCAGTGCAATTGTGATGATGGTAATTGGGATCGTTCTTTTATGGGGCGGACTTGCTGCAAGTATTACAAACGCAGTAAGAAAATCCAAAGATAAAACAGTTTAA
- a CDS encoding YutD family protein, translating to MITMHNQQYEIIEEFREGYNEEAFEARYSEILHKYDYIVGDWGYGQLRLKGFFEDTNQKSSFDTKISTVKDYLYEHCNFGCPYFIVKKVGGAKK from the coding sequence ATGATTACAATGCATAATCAACAATATGAAATCATAGAAGAGTTCAGAGAAGGCTATAATGAAGAGGCTTTTGAAGCGAGATACAGTGAAATTCTGCACAAGTATGACTATATTGTGGGTGACTGGGGATATGGTCAGCTGAGGCTGAAGGGTTTCTTTGAGGATACAAATCAGAAGTCGTCGTTTGATACGAAAATTTCTACGGTCAAGGATTATTTATATGAGCACTGTAATTTTGGATGTCCTTATTTTATTGTGAAGAAGGTTGGCGGAGCGAAAAAGTAA
- a CDS encoding cytosolic protein yields the protein MERYSDFSNVEVQKEYLIPETLPEGPYGSPRGKYSLVRNKSGPWQKGQRYYSAFNYENKGDHEDIPRLDPGSHKP from the coding sequence ATGGAGCGCTACAGTGATTTTTCAAACGTCGAAGTACAAAAGGAATACCTCATTCCGGAAACGCTGCCTGAAGGCCCTTACGGATCACCAAGAGGAAAGTATTCACTCGTCAGAAACAAATCAGGCCCATGGCAAAAAGGTCAGCGTTATTACAGTGCATTTAACTACGAAAACAAAGGCGACCATGAAGATATTCCAAGACTCGATCCCGGATCACATAAACCTTAA
- a CDS encoding DUF3055 domain-containing protein, producing MTERFFLYDDTEETKTRFVSFMGEHQRFDLAILYSDRYYGKAMVMDIQGSRFAIIGEDDLDEEGYIEHAFKLSEQDASELREFLNEVIL from the coding sequence ATGACTGAACGATTTTTTCTATATGATGATACAGAGGAAACAAAAACACGATTTGTCAGCTTTATGGGCGAGCATCAGCGCTTTGACCTGGCCATCCTTTATTCTGACCGTTATTACGGAAAAGCAATGGTGATGGATATTCAGGGAAGCCGGTTTGCGATTATCGGTGAGGATGATCTTGATGAGGAAGGATATATCGAACACGCATTCAAACTGTCCGAACAGGACGCATCAGAACTACGCGAATTTTTAAATGAAGTGATTTTGTGA
- a CDS encoding DUF86 domain-containing protein → MYFVDRETIEKTLIFMEEQLSFLNEHGTWDSKIEKLALERSLHTVIESIIDVGNSMIDGFIMRDPGSYEDIIDILEDEKVIGKDMHADLVQVVKLRKHLVQEFTEVNHQICIDTFTSAEAALKAFAPAVRTYLEDELGPVSAFRR, encoded by the coding sequence ATGTACTTCGTGGATAGAGAAACAATTGAAAAGACATTAATTTTTATGGAAGAACAGCTCAGCTTTTTAAATGAGCACGGCACTTGGGACTCTAAAATTGAAAAGCTGGCGCTTGAACGCAGTCTGCATACCGTTATAGAATCAATTATTGATGTGGGAAATTCAATGATTGACGGTTTTATAATGCGTGATCCTGGCAGCTATGAAGATATTATCGATATTTTAGAGGATGAAAAAGTGATCGGGAAAGACATGCATGCTGATCTTGTTCAGGTAGTGAAGCTCAGGAAGCACCTTGTACAGGAATTTACAGAAGTGAATCATCAAATATGCATTGATACATTTACATCAGCAGAAGCTGCACTAAAAGCATTTGCACCAGCAGTAAGAACCTATCTTGAAGACGAGCTGGGACCAGTCTCAGCATTCAGACGGTAA
- a CDS encoding TIGR01457 family HAD-type hydrolase: MKAYKGYLIDLDGTMYRGTEPIPAAVEFVKKLKVKGIPYLFVTNNSSKTQEQVAAHLQNFDVPAEPEQVFTTSLATAAVISREMPDASAYVIGGDGIRQALTKKGITIKDENPDYVIVGLDREITYEKLALGCLAVRNGAKFISTNGDIAIPTERGLLPGNGSLTSVITVSTQTEPLFIGKPEAVIMEQALNVLGLTKEDVVMVGDNYDTDIKAGFNTGMDTLMVHTGVSPKSLLAEKELQPTYSIDSLAEWEI; this comes from the coding sequence ATGAAAGCTTATAAAGGTTATTTAATTGATTTGGACGGAACAATGTATAGAGGAACGGAACCGATTCCGGCAGCAGTAGAGTTTGTGAAAAAGCTTAAGGTAAAGGGGATTCCGTATTTATTTGTCACCAATAATTCTTCAAAAACACAGGAACAGGTAGCTGCACACCTGCAGAATTTTGATGTGCCTGCTGAACCTGAACAGGTATTTACGACATCTCTTGCAACAGCGGCAGTCATTTCCCGGGAAATGCCGGATGCATCTGCATATGTAATTGGAGGCGACGGCATACGTCAGGCTTTGACTAAAAAAGGCATTACCATTAAAGATGAAAACCCGGATTATGTCATTGTCGGCCTTGACCGGGAAATTACGTATGAAAAACTCGCGCTTGGCTGTCTCGCAGTCAGAAATGGTGCGAAATTTATTTCTACTAATGGTGATATTGCCATCCCAACTGAACGCGGGCTGCTGCCTGGTAACGGCTCGCTTACGTCAGTGATAACTGTTTCTACACAAACAGAACCGCTGTTTATTGGTAAACCTGAAGCGGTTATTATGGAACAGGCGTTAAACGTATTAGGTCTTACGAAAGAAGATGTTGTGATGGTTGGGGATAACTATGATACAGATATCAAAGCAGGATTTAATACAGGAATGGATACATTAATGGTGCATACAGGTGTGTCGCCAAAGAGCCTGCTAGCTGAAAAAGAACTGCAGCCGACTTATTCGATTGATTCTTTGGCTGAGTGGGAGATTTAA
- a CDS encoding 2-hydroxyacid dehydrogenase, whose protein sequence is MSKIFITRKIDDAVIDELKKSFDVEVWDSEDEAVPRDVLLKQAKESHALLTMLSDQIDEELLSDAPHLKVVANMAVGYDNIDVEAAEKAGVIVTNTPDVLTDTTADLAFSLILATARRIPEAADYIKQGEWTSWSPYLLAGRDVHHKTLGIVGMGKIGQAVAKRAAGFDMNILYHTRSRKTEAEEQFGAQYKNLSDLLEKADFVLVLAPLTEETRGMIGAEQFKKMKDSAIFINVGRGPVVDEKSLVDALRNGDIAGAGLDVFEKEPISKEHPLLSMENVVAVPHIGSATTETRYIMMKLAADNIKAVLNGEKPLTRVTR, encoded by the coding sequence ATGTCTAAAATTTTCATTACCCGTAAAATAGATGATGCTGTGATTGATGAGCTTAAAAAGAGTTTTGATGTTGAAGTGTGGGATTCTGAGGATGAAGCTGTTCCGAGGGATGTTCTGTTGAAACAGGCGAAGGAAAGCCATGCACTTTTAACCATGCTCTCTGATCAGATTGATGAAGAACTGTTATCTGATGCGCCTCATTTAAAAGTTGTTGCGAATATGGCTGTTGGATATGACAACATTGATGTTGAAGCGGCTGAAAAGGCAGGGGTCATTGTTACGAATACGCCGGATGTTTTAACAGATACAACGGCTGATCTTGCTTTTTCATTAATACTGGCAACAGCAAGAAGAATTCCTGAAGCGGCAGATTATATTAAACAGGGCGAGTGGACATCATGGTCCCCATATTTACTAGCCGGTCGTGACGTTCATCACAAAACACTCGGCATTGTTGGCATGGGGAAAATTGGACAGGCTGTTGCCAAACGTGCTGCCGGGTTTGATATGAATATTCTGTATCATACAAGAAGCAGAAAAACGGAGGCAGAAGAGCAATTTGGCGCTCAGTATAAAAATTTGAGTGACCTGCTTGAAAAAGCTGATTTTGTACTTGTACTTGCCCCGTTAACTGAAGAAACCCGCGGAATGATCGGTGCTGAGCAGTTCAAGAAAATGAAGGACTCTGCGATCTTTATTAATGTTGGAAGAGGTCCTGTAGTAGATGAAAAATCGCTGGTTGATGCACTTAGAAATGGTGACATTGCGGGAGCGGGTCTTGATGTATTTGAAAAAGAACCGATCTCAAAAGAGCATCCATTATTATCGATGGAAAATGTAGTAGCTGTGCCGCATATCGGCAGTGCTACGACTGAGACACGCTATATCATGATGAAGCTTGCTGCTGATAATATAAAAGCCGTACTGAATGGTGAGAAGCCCTTAACGAGAGTGACACGCTGA
- a CDS encoding YuzD family protein: MSDKAVTITVYGAETICASCVGAPSSKETYEWLEAAIGRKFPDRTFVMDYVDINTEQKDPKKAAFVERVWEEDLFYPVVLVEDEIVGEGNPRLKAVYKELEKYGFQTAE; encoded by the coding sequence ATGTCAGATAAAGCTGTGACGATTACGGTGTATGGGGCGGAGACGATTTGTGCGAGCTGTGTAGGTGCACCTTCTTCTAAAGAAACTTATGAGTGGCTTGAGGCGGCGATTGGCCGTAAGTTTCCTGACCGCACATTTGTGATGGATTATGTGGATATCAATACTGAGCAGAAGGATCCGAAAAAGGCTGCTTTTGTTGAGCGGGTTTGGGAAGAGGATCTGTTTTATCCGGTTGTATTAGTAGAGGATGAAATTGTGGGGGAAGGGAACCCGCGTTTGAAGGCTGTCTATAAAGAGCTTGAGAAGTACGGGTTTCAGACTGCTGAATAA